From Streptomyces sp. NBC_01460, a single genomic window includes:
- a CDS encoding suppressor of fused domain protein, whose translation MGEILDLVEARLRTALGEPDARAEVTFLGTDRIEVLRFVDGDVVRYATLGMSAQPMADPTSPLADPVKGPRAELVLSVRAGLAGTDQVLRPLAVLAASPQVEGLIVAPGASLDLGQPLWTGAPFSSVLVAEPGGLVEDLELDAPMDPVRFLPLLPMTHNEAAWKRVRGAQELQERWLSQGTDLRDPLRASVPLD comes from the coding sequence ATGGGAGAAATTCTTGATCTGGTCGAAGCCCGGCTCCGTACGGCCCTGGGGGAGCCGGACGCGCGCGCCGAGGTGACGTTCCTCGGTACGGACCGCATCGAGGTGCTCCGCTTCGTCGACGGCGACGTCGTGCGCTACGCCACACTCGGCATGTCCGCCCAGCCCATGGCCGACCCGACGTCGCCCCTCGCCGACCCGGTGAAGGGGCCGCGCGCCGAGCTGGTCCTGTCCGTACGGGCCGGGCTCGCCGGGACCGACCAGGTGCTGCGGCCCCTCGCGGTCCTCGCGGCCTCCCCGCAGGTCGAGGGGCTGATCGTGGCTCCCGGCGCGTCGCTGGACCTCGGGCAGCCGTTGTGGACCGGGGCCCCCTTCAGCTCCGTCCTGGTCGCCGAGCCGGGTGGGCTGGTCGAGGACCTGGAGCTGGATGCCCCGATGGACCCGGTGCGCTTCCTGCCGCTGCTGCCGATGACGCACAACGAGGCGGCCTGGAAGCGGGTCAGGGGCGCGCAGGAGCTCCAGGAGCGCTGGCTCTCGCAGGGGACCGACCTGCGGGACCCGCTGCGCGCGTCCGTACCGCTGGACTGA
- a CDS encoding MFS transporter has translation MRGEDPFDEGATSILRQPKAVWATAGASVVAFMGIGLVDPILPSIAKGLEATPSQVSLLFTSYFLITAVAMLVTGFVSSRIGGRKTLLAGLALVVVFAALSGTSSSVAELVGFRAGWGLGNALFVSTALAVIVGAAAGGSAAAILLYESALGLGMACGPLVGALLGDASWRYPFFGTAALMAIGFLCITAFLREQPRPARKTSLLDPISALGHGGLASVATSAFFYNYAFFTILAFTPFVLDMSPYRSGAVFFAWGLLLAVFSVLVAPRLQRRFGSLKVVGGSLVLLAADLVVLGYGNHTTAIVCTIVSGAFIGMNNTVYTELALGVSDAPRPVASAGYNFVRWFAAAAAPYLAPKIEEWSDIHIPFVVAAVAALVGAVVVGIRRTALTHEAQELEPRHATEDGVAVLAD, from the coding sequence ATGCGGGGAGAGGATCCGTTCGACGAAGGGGCGACCAGCATCCTGCGTCAGCCGAAGGCCGTCTGGGCCACGGCGGGCGCCTCGGTGGTGGCCTTCATGGGGATCGGCCTGGTGGACCCGATCCTGCCGTCCATCGCCAAGGGGCTCGAGGCCACACCCAGCCAGGTCTCCCTGCTGTTCACCTCGTACTTCCTGATCACCGCGGTCGCGATGCTCGTGACCGGCTTCGTCTCCAGCCGCATCGGCGGACGCAAGACCCTGCTCGCCGGCCTCGCGCTGGTCGTCGTCTTCGCCGCGCTCTCCGGCACGTCCTCGTCCGTCGCCGAACTGGTCGGCTTCCGGGCGGGCTGGGGCCTGGGCAACGCGTTGTTCGTCTCGACCGCCCTCGCGGTGATCGTCGGCGCCGCCGCCGGCGGCAGCGCGGCGGCGATCCTGCTGTACGAGTCGGCGCTCGGCCTCGGCATGGCCTGCGGCCCCCTGGTCGGCGCCCTGCTCGGTGACGCCAGCTGGCGCTACCCGTTCTTCGGCACCGCGGCCCTGATGGCGATCGGCTTCCTCTGCATCACCGCGTTCCTGAGGGAACAGCCCAGGCCTGCCCGGAAGACCTCCCTGCTGGACCCGATCAGTGCCCTGGGCCACGGCGGACTGGCATCCGTCGCCACCTCGGCGTTCTTCTACAACTACGCGTTCTTCACGATCCTGGCCTTCACGCCGTTCGTGCTCGACATGTCGCCGTACAGGTCGGGTGCGGTGTTCTTCGCCTGGGGTCTGCTGCTCGCCGTCTTCTCGGTGCTCGTCGCCCCGCGCCTGCAGCGTCGCTTCGGCTCGCTGAAGGTGGTCGGCGGCTCCCTGGTGCTGCTCGCCGCGGACCTGGTGGTCCTCGGATACGGCAACCACACGACGGCCATCGTCTGCACCATCGTCTCGGGCGCCTTCATCGGCATGAACAACACCGTCTACACCGAGCTGGCCCTCGGTGTGTCGGACGCGCCGCGCCCGGTGGCGAGCGCCGGATACAACTTCGTCCGCTGGTTCGCCGCGGCGGCCGCACCCTACCTCGCCCCGAAGATCGAGGAGTGGAGCGACATCCACATCCCGTTCGTGGTCGCCGCCGTCGCGGCCCTCGTCGGCGCGGTGGTCGTGGGGATCCGGCGCACGGCGCTCACGCACGAGGCGCAGGAGCTGGAACCGCGCCACGCCACCGAGGACGGCGTCGCCGTCCTCGCCGACTGA
- a CDS encoding DUF6758 family protein yields the protein MRGEPSCPKCGGRVRAPGLFADAWQCSAHGQVYPMQPVVPPGVEALGVVVHRAQVPVWMPWPLPVGWLFTGAAYAGDDRSGGRATAVACSGPGPLGGMGELLLVAEELGVGLGARYAGIDGLDPGSGLSVDTAPDAKVLAAGRPTALWHVKDAPADRAVFAGEARGLWLWAIVWPEQSGLLMYDELVLTDLRDAGGEVDLLPCGALTPRLLTPP from the coding sequence ATGAGGGGCGAACCCAGTTGCCCGAAGTGCGGTGGCCGGGTCAGGGCGCCCGGTCTTTTCGCCGATGCCTGGCAGTGCTCCGCGCACGGCCAGGTGTACCCGATGCAGCCGGTGGTCCCGCCCGGCGTCGAGGCGCTGGGTGTGGTGGTGCACCGGGCCCAGGTGCCGGTGTGGATGCCCTGGCCGCTCCCGGTGGGCTGGCTGTTCACGGGTGCGGCCTACGCGGGTGACGACCGGAGCGGCGGCCGGGCTACCGCCGTCGCGTGTTCGGGTCCCGGGCCGCTCGGAGGCATGGGTGAACTGCTTCTCGTCGCCGAGGAGCTCGGCGTCGGACTCGGCGCGCGGTACGCGGGCATCGACGGCCTCGACCCCGGCTCCGGCCTGAGTGTCGACACCGCACCCGACGCCAAGGTCCTCGCGGCGGGGCGGCCCACGGCCCTCTGGCACGTCAAGGACGCGCCCGCCGACCGGGCGGTCTTCGCGGGTGAGGCGCGCGGCCTGTGGCTCTGGGCGATCGTCTGGCCCGAACAGTCCGGACTCCTCATGTACGACGAACTGGTGCTGACCGACCTGCGTGACGCCGGCGGGGAAGTGGACCTCCTGCCGTGCGGGGCCCTCACGCCCCGGCTGCTCACGCCGCCCTGA
- a CDS encoding PHP domain-containing protein: MRIDLHTHSTASDGTDTPAELVVNAAAAGLDVVALTDHDTVGGHGEAAAALPEGLTLVTGAELSCRVDGIGLHMLAYLFDPSEPELARERELVRDDRVPRAQAMVRKLQELDVPITWEQVARIAGNGSVGRPHVATALVELGVVDSVSDAFTPAWLGNGGRAYADKHELDPLDAIRLVKAAGGVTVFAHPLAVKRGEVVSESVIARLAAAGLDGIEVDHMDHDEPARARLRGLASELGLLPTGSSDYHGSRKTVRLGEYTTDPEIYGEITRRATGAFPVPGAGGPVPA, from the coding sequence GTGCGCATCGATCTGCACACCCACTCCACCGCTTCCGACGGCACGGACACCCCCGCCGAGCTGGTGGTCAACGCCGCCGCGGCCGGTCTCGACGTCGTCGCCCTGACCGACCACGACACGGTGGGCGGCCACGGAGAGGCGGCGGCCGCCCTGCCCGAGGGCCTCACCCTCGTCACCGGCGCCGAGCTCTCCTGCCGCGTCGACGGCATCGGTCTGCACATGCTGGCCTACCTCTTCGACCCGTCCGAGCCCGAACTGGCCCGTGAGCGCGAGCTCGTACGGGACGACCGGGTGCCGCGGGCGCAGGCCATGGTGCGCAAGCTCCAGGAGCTGGACGTCCCGATCACCTGGGAGCAGGTCGCGCGGATCGCGGGGAACGGCTCGGTCGGGCGCCCGCACGTCGCGACCGCACTCGTGGAGCTGGGGGTCGTCGACTCGGTCTCCGACGCCTTCACCCCGGCCTGGCTGGGCAACGGCGGCCGCGCGTACGCCGACAAGCACGAGCTCGACCCGCTGGACGCGATCCGGCTGGTCAAGGCCGCGGGCGGCGTCACCGTCTTCGCCCACCCGCTCGCCGTCAAGCGCGGTGAGGTGGTGTCGGAGTCCGTGATCGCCCGGCTGGCCGCCGCGGGGCTCGACGGCATCGAGGTCGACCACATGGACCACGACGAGCCCGCCAGGGCCCGGCTGCGGGGTCTCGCCTCCGAGCTGGGACTGCTGCCGACCGGGTCCAGCGACTACCACGGCAGCCGCAAGACGGTCCGGCTCGGGGAGTACACCACCGACCCCGAGATCTACGGCGAGATCACCCGGCGCGCCACGGGGGCGTTCCCCGTGCCGGGCGCCGGTGGACCCGTCCCCGCGTAA
- a CDS encoding MarC family protein: MFDIAVFGSLFLTLFVIMDPPGITPIFLALTAGRPAKVQRRMALQAVAVAFGVIAVFGLLGQQILDYLHVSVPALMIAGGLLLLLIALDLLTGKTDEPTQTKDVNVALVPLGMPLLAGPGAIVSVILAVQHADGVGGQISVWTAILAMHVVLWLTMRYSLVIIRIIRDGGVVLVTRLAGMMLSAIAVQQIINGVTQVIQNA; this comes from the coding sequence GTGTTCGACATCGCTGTCTTCGGATCCCTCTTCCTCACCCTTTTCGTGATCATGGATCCGCCCGGAATCACCCCGATCTTCCTGGCCCTCACCGCGGGCCGCCCCGCCAAGGTGCAGCGCAGGATGGCCCTCCAGGCCGTCGCCGTCGCGTTCGGCGTGATCGCCGTCTTCGGCCTCCTGGGCCAGCAGATCCTCGACTACCTGCATGTCTCCGTCCCCGCGCTGATGATCGCGGGCGGGCTGCTCCTGCTGCTCATCGCGCTCGACCTGCTGACCGGCAAGACGGACGAGCCGACGCAGACCAAGGACGTCAACGTCGCCCTCGTGCCGCTCGGCATGCCGCTGCTCGCCGGGCCCGGCGCGATCGTCTCCGTGATCCTCGCGGTGCAGCACGCCGACGGCGTGGGTGGCCAGATCTCGGTCTGGACGGCGATCCTCGCCATGCACGTCGTGCTCTGGCTGACCATGCGTTACTCGCTGGTGATCATCCGGATCATCAGGGACGGCGGCGTCGTGCTGGTGACCCGGCTCGCCGGAATGATGCTCTCGGCCATCGCCGTGCAGCAGATCATCAACGGCGTCACCCAGGTCATCCAGAACGCCTGA